Within the Dunckerocampus dactyliophorus isolate RoL2022-P2 chromosome 10, RoL_Ddac_1.1, whole genome shotgun sequence genome, the region TGTAAACCCTTCAAGTGGCAGTTTGGACCACCTGATATCCACATTTTTATATTACAGCCTTATCCGAAATGGAATAAATTCGttttttccctcaaaattcTACACCCAACACTCTATAATGACGCcatgacaagtgtttttttttttatatatttgcaaATCTACAATATAAAAACTAAGAAATCACGTGTATATAAGTATTCACGACCTTTGCAAGTTTTGCAGTTTTCCACATTCCTCTTTGCAGCACCTCctcaaaataaaaactaataatTTTGAGGGAAAACAATTTTActaatgtcttaaatggcttattttctctgattatatctactatattgggtactacgagtgtaaaggtgactataggggtgttattgcatgtctaaaggactctaataatgttaaaacccgtatttagaaggtcggaaacaggttttctatgccataactgccataacaagggattattgtaaTCCATTGTGGAATAAGGCTGTAACAAAacaatatgtggaaaaagttcataCTTTCTGGACACACTGATTATTGTTTGTGGATCTATATATCATACTATTTActgttgtactgtatttattagtATGACTGATTTAGAAAAggtgatttaaacaagaaaggtgtgtactgtactgcatttGATGTGAGAGAGAGAACTACAGTACAGGCGGTTTTCAACTTTTGCGTGTGTCAGCAGCGTCCCCAAGCGGCCAAAGAGTGAAGCTCCATGCAGCAATGCAGTAAAGGAAGAgcagcttgcttgcttgctgcacGTCAGTCGTGCAGGTTGTGATGTTCGCCAACACTCCAAACAAGGTACAGCTAAGCCGCTCAGGATGAACGAGAAGGACGAAACATGAGACCTAATGAAGACTGCAGGATGTCTTTTAAGGTCAAatctctgttgttgtttttgctgcaTACCTGCTCTCTCTTATGACATGTCTGTGCGTCTACCATATGCAATTTGATTGGCTGTTTGCTGACCTGACAGTGTGTgcgcatgcatgcgtgtttatCTATTGAACTGCCTTCCTTCATATCCATTACACATCAGAAATGTTGTCTGCTTGCATTTGTgtttatgcgtgtatgtgtgcgtgtgtgtgtgccctcCAGAAGGACACACCGCTGTCCAATGCTGTGTTCTGGGCCGCCCACAAGGGGAACCTGGCACTACTCCAGCTGCTGCTCAACAGTGGACGGGTGGACGTAGACTGCAAAGATAAAGTATAAGCTCTaaccattccaaaaaaaaacaccaataacaaaacatatgcatatataagtGTTTTGACTTGGTTCGTGCCCGTGCATTTTTGGCCAACCAAGAAGTACAAAAAACTTTCAAATAATTAGTCCTATGGTGTACATTGGTGTTTTATAGCCTACACCCTGAGGGGCATATATGGACTCCTATCCCTCTCATAAATATTATTAAAGACCTCTTTTTGTCATGATATGTGTAATTGTACTGCAGGTTCTTAATTGGCTTCATGATTGTGTCACTTTTAAGGGCGGAGCTTCAAGAATAATAAAGCCAAATTGGCATTCATGACATAAAATTACACTGTAAAATTATTACAataattgtatattatttagataataatttatactgtatatttaaaatatatataattaatatttcatatatttaaatTACCGGTAAgtgaatataatttaacaattttttgctatttttgtaaGATGCTGGTtgcttaataataatgaataatgtgtTCTTTTTGTGTATATGTCATCTGTTGGGAAGCACATTTTAaccataaaatgaaaatattgaatGCTGCAAATTTTAGATCACTCAACTCCAAGAATTTTCtagtattttatttgattttttaaattgttttatttcattatattctattttaaaatattctttattttattccactttattttgttttgttttattctattctattctattgtattttatgttattctaccatattttattttcttttattctactatttattttattctgctttgttttcttttgttattagtaTTTGTGGGGTGGATCTTAAGAGCTGTATGCAGCAGTTCAAGTGAATGAAGCTGACACAACttctgttttttattataattctGACTTCGTTTGATTTGATTTGCTTATTATGACTCTCTTCTACTATTGCTATTTGTATTCAGTGTGGAACCACAGCGCTGATGGTGGCGTCCTACGGCGGCCACAGAGAGTGTGTCAAAGAACTCATCATGCAAGGAGCCGACATCAACTACCAGAGAGAGGtatgatgatgggcaaaatatacacatttaacattacatacGACCACAAGAATAAAGGCAGAATTATCGATACAGatcttgtattgcatattatcAGTGTATCTACACTGTAATGttggtgtgtgtcacagtatGAATAAAGCTTTCTTTATGGTTCTCTCCAGACAGGTTCGACCTCTCTGTTCTTCGCCTCCCAGCAAGGTCACAATGATGTGGTCAAGCTCCTCTTTGAATTTGGAGCCTCCACTGAATTCCAGACAAAGGTGAGCCGAGCTGATGTTGGTTAGATGATGTTGATGTGAGACATAAAGTGATGCCGCATCACGGTTTCACCTCTCGTCTCTCGGCAGGAAGGAGGCACCGCTCTCACCGCCGCATCGCAACACGGCCACGCCAAAGTGGTGGAGACGCTGTTGAAGAACGGCGCCAACGTTCACGACGAGCTGAATGTGAGCATAGTGTGGCTGTTCGGTCTGATGGTGGTGTCTCAGCCTCTGGAATCCAGTCTGTCTGGTTCCTGCTAGACccgctgagccgaaaggcaaagctctcaatttaccggtcgatctacgttcctaccctcaactatggtcatgagctttggatagtgactgaaaggacaagatcacaggtacaagcggccaaaatgagttttctctgtagggtggctgggctctcccttagagataaagtgagaagcactgtcatccgggagagacttg harbors:
- the ankrd29 gene encoding ankyrin repeat domain-containing protein 29 isoform X2, with product MRPNEDCRMSFKKDTPLSNAVFWAAHKGNLALLQLLLNSGRVDVDCKDKCGTTALMVASYGGHRECVKELIMQGADINYQRETGSTSLFFASQQGHNDVVKLLFEFGASTEFQTKEGGTALTAASQHGHAKVVETLLKNGANVHDELNDGATPLFLAAQGGHVTVIRHLLASGAKVNHPREDGTAPLWMAAQMGHSDAVRVLLLRGADRDAYRENGSTALHAAVLGGNFQSVQLLLRANADPTLANKNNELPADVAKSQRILRVLRPKALNVTTDDNRGSCLRICLH